A single Myxocyprinus asiaticus isolate MX2 ecotype Aquarium Trade chromosome 50, UBuf_Myxa_2, whole genome shotgun sequence DNA region contains:
- the ncln gene encoding nicalin-1 isoform X1, whose protein sequence is MFEEASEVLENMLKWSFPLSLVLFLVLMCPLRAEAAHEFSVYRMQQYDLQGQTYGSRNAILNTEARTVEDEVLSRRCVMMRLADFSYEKYQKALQQSAGAVIIILPQNMSTMPQDIVQQFMELEPELLATETIVPVYFALEDEELLSIYTQTQMSSSSQGASSAAEVLLHSATANGFQMVTSGAQSKALSDWAITSLEGRLTGVGGEELPTIVLVAHYDSFGVAPWLSYGADSNGSGVAILLELARLFSRLYSYKRTHAGYNLLFFLSGGGKFNYQGSKRWLEDNLDHTDSSLLQDNVAFVLCLDTLGNGDNLYLHVSKPPKEGSPQHTLLKELETVSAQQHPDLKFSMVHKKINLADDTLAWEHERFGIRRLPAFTLSHLESHRSAERHSIMDMRSVSPSLEGAGEATAGPHVDLKKLSRNTKVIAETLARVIYNLTEKGASGDLEIFTEQMQVQDEQLTSLLDWLTAQPRAAQLVDKDSSIVNTLEYHMSRYLKDVKRHLVRADKRDPEFVFYDQLKQTMNAYRVKPAIFDLLLAVCIASYLGVLYLAVQNFGLLYGFLRRVTAPRVKQH, encoded by the exons ATGTTCGAGGAGGCCAGTGAGGTGCTGGAGAACATGCTAAAGTGGTCGTTTCCGCTgagtttggtgctgtttttggttCTGATGTGTCCGCTTCGTGCGGAAGCAGCGCATGAGTTCAGTGTGTACCGCATGCAGCAGTACGATCTGCAGGGACAAACCTACG GTTCCAGAAATGCCATTTTAAACACTGAAGCTCGTACGGTGGAGGACGAGGTGCTCAGCCGTCGATGTGTGATGATGCGGCTCGCTGATTTCTCGTACGAGAAATATCAGAAAGCTCTCCAACAGTCCGCGGGAGCCGTCATCATCATCCTGCCCCAGAACATGTCCACTATGCCTCAGGACATAGTCCAG CAGTTCATGGAGCTGGAGCCGGAGCTGTTGGCCACAGAGACCATCGTCCCTGTGTACTTCGCTCTGGAGGACGAGGAGCTGCTGTccatttacacacaaacacagatgtcCTCCTCGTCACAGGGGGCTTCATCGGCTGCTGAAG TGCTGCTTCACTCGGCGACGGCTAACGGTTTTCAGATGGTGACCAGTGGAGCTCAGAGTAAAGCTCTCAGTGACTGGGCCATCACCAGCCTAGAG GGGCGACTAACAGGAGTGGGTGGAGAAGAGCTGCCCACTATTGTCCTGGTGGCTCATTACGACTCGTTCGGAGTTGCTCCA tGGCTGTCGTACGGCGCGGACTCAAACGGTAGCGGAGTCGCCATTCTCCTGGAACTTGCGCGCCTCTTCTCCAGACTTTATTCCTACAAGAGAACTCACGCAGG GTATAATCTGCTGTTTTTCTTGTCGGGAGGTGGGAAATTTAACTATCAAGGGTCTAAACGCTGGCTGGAGGACAATCTGGATCACACAG ATTCCAGTCTGCTGCAGGATAACGTGGCGTTTGTTTTGTGTCTGGACACTTTGGGTAATGGCGACAATCTTTACCTTCATGTGTCCAAACCACCAAAAGAAGGAAGCCCCCAACACACCCTGCTGAAAGAACTGGAGACT GTGTCGGCCCAGCAGCACCCTGATCTGAAGTTCTCAATGGTCCACAAAAAGATCAACCTGGCCGACGACACTTTGGCATGGGAGCACGAGCGATTCGGCATCCGCCGTCTGCCCGCGTTCACCCTGTCGCACCTGGAGAGCCACCGCAGCGCGGAGCGTCACTCCATCATGGACATGCGGTCAGTGTCGCCCTCTCTGGAGGGGGCGGGAGAGGCCACCGCCGG ACCTCATGTGGATTTGAAGAAACTCAGTCGTAACACAAAAGTCATTGCAGAGACTCTGGCGAGGGTGATATACAACCTGACAGAAAAA GGTGCCAGTGGAGACCTGGAGATCTTTACTGAACAGATG CAGGTACAGGACGAGCAGCTGACGTCACTGTTGGACTGGCTAACCGCTCAGCCGCGAGCCGCACAACTGGTGGACAAAGACAGCAGCATCGTCAACACGCTGGAGTATCACATGAGCCGCTATCTAAAGGACGTCAAGAGACATCTAGTCAGAGCAGATAAGAG GGATCCAGAGTTTGTCTTTTACGATCAACTTAAGCAGACCATGAATGCTTATAG GGTAAAACCAGCGATCTTCGACCTGCTGCTAGCTGTCTGTATCGCATCTTATCTCGGAGTGCTCTATCTCGCCGTACAG AATTTTGGACTTCTGTACGGTTTCCTGCGCAGAGTCACCGCACCTCGGGTCAAACAACACTAA
- the ncln gene encoding nicalin-1 isoform X2 gives MFEEASEVLENMLKWSFPLSLVLFLVLMCPLRAEAAHEFSVYRMQQYDLQGQTYGSRNAILNTEARTVEDEVLSRRCVMMRLADFSYEKYQKALQQSAGAVIIILPQNMSTMPQDIVQQFMELEPELLATETIVPVYFALEDEELLSIYTQTQMSSSSQGASSAAEVLLHSATANGFQMVTSGAQSKALSDWAITSLEGRLTGVGGEELPTIVLVAHYDSFGVAPWLSYGADSNGSGVAILLELARLFSRLYSYKRTHAGYNLLFFLSGGGKFNYQGSKRWLEDNLDHTDSSLLQDNVAFVLCLDTLGNGDNLYLHVSKPPKEGSPQHTLLKELETVSAQQHPDLKFSMVHKKINLADDTLAWEHERFGIRRLPAFTLSHLESHRSAERHSIMDMRPHVDLKKLSRNTKVIAETLARVIYNLTEKGASGDLEIFTEQMQVQDEQLTSLLDWLTAQPRAAQLVDKDSSIVNTLEYHMSRYLKDVKRHLVRADKRDPEFVFYDQLKQTMNAYRVKPAIFDLLLAVCIASYLGVLYLAVQNFGLLYGFLRRVTAPRVKQH, from the exons ATGTTCGAGGAGGCCAGTGAGGTGCTGGAGAACATGCTAAAGTGGTCGTTTCCGCTgagtttggtgctgtttttggttCTGATGTGTCCGCTTCGTGCGGAAGCAGCGCATGAGTTCAGTGTGTACCGCATGCAGCAGTACGATCTGCAGGGACAAACCTACG GTTCCAGAAATGCCATTTTAAACACTGAAGCTCGTACGGTGGAGGACGAGGTGCTCAGCCGTCGATGTGTGATGATGCGGCTCGCTGATTTCTCGTACGAGAAATATCAGAAAGCTCTCCAACAGTCCGCGGGAGCCGTCATCATCATCCTGCCCCAGAACATGTCCACTATGCCTCAGGACATAGTCCAG CAGTTCATGGAGCTGGAGCCGGAGCTGTTGGCCACAGAGACCATCGTCCCTGTGTACTTCGCTCTGGAGGACGAGGAGCTGCTGTccatttacacacaaacacagatgtcCTCCTCGTCACAGGGGGCTTCATCGGCTGCTGAAG TGCTGCTTCACTCGGCGACGGCTAACGGTTTTCAGATGGTGACCAGTGGAGCTCAGAGTAAAGCTCTCAGTGACTGGGCCATCACCAGCCTAGAG GGGCGACTAACAGGAGTGGGTGGAGAAGAGCTGCCCACTATTGTCCTGGTGGCTCATTACGACTCGTTCGGAGTTGCTCCA tGGCTGTCGTACGGCGCGGACTCAAACGGTAGCGGAGTCGCCATTCTCCTGGAACTTGCGCGCCTCTTCTCCAGACTTTATTCCTACAAGAGAACTCACGCAGG GTATAATCTGCTGTTTTTCTTGTCGGGAGGTGGGAAATTTAACTATCAAGGGTCTAAACGCTGGCTGGAGGACAATCTGGATCACACAG ATTCCAGTCTGCTGCAGGATAACGTGGCGTTTGTTTTGTGTCTGGACACTTTGGGTAATGGCGACAATCTTTACCTTCATGTGTCCAAACCACCAAAAGAAGGAAGCCCCCAACACACCCTGCTGAAAGAACTGGAGACT GTGTCGGCCCAGCAGCACCCTGATCTGAAGTTCTCAATGGTCCACAAAAAGATCAACCTGGCCGACGACACTTTGGCATGGGAGCACGAGCGATTCGGCATCCGCCGTCTGCCCGCGTTCACCCTGTCGCACCTGGAGAGCCACCGCAGCGCGGAGCGTCACTCCATCATGGACATGCG ACCTCATGTGGATTTGAAGAAACTCAGTCGTAACACAAAAGTCATTGCAGAGACTCTGGCGAGGGTGATATACAACCTGACAGAAAAA GGTGCCAGTGGAGACCTGGAGATCTTTACTGAACAGATG CAGGTACAGGACGAGCAGCTGACGTCACTGTTGGACTGGCTAACCGCTCAGCCGCGAGCCGCACAACTGGTGGACAAAGACAGCAGCATCGTCAACACGCTGGAGTATCACATGAGCCGCTATCTAAAGGACGTCAAGAGACATCTAGTCAGAGCAGATAAGAG GGATCCAGAGTTTGTCTTTTACGATCAACTTAAGCAGACCATGAATGCTTATAG GGTAAAACCAGCGATCTTCGACCTGCTGCTAGCTGTCTGTATCGCATCTTATCTCGGAGTGCTCTATCTCGCCGTACAG AATTTTGGACTTCTGTACGGTTTCCTGCGCAGAGTCACCGCACCTCGGGTCAAACAACACTAA